A single genomic interval of Nostoc commune NIES-4072 harbors:
- a CDS encoding phosphoglycerate kinase → MSKKSLASLSSADISGKRALVRVDFNVPVDDQGNITDDTRIRAALPTIQDLTQKGAKVILASHFGRPKGVDDKLRLTPVAKRLSELLGQEVVKTDDSIGDEVAAKVGALQNGQVLLLENVRFYPEEEKNNPEFAKKLAANADFYVNDAFGTAHRAHASTEGVTKFLSPSVAGYLVEKELQYLQNAIENPQRPLAAIIGGSKVSSKIGVIETLLEKCDKLIIGGGMIFTFYKARGLNVGKSLVEEDKLELAKSLEAKAKERGVALLLPTDVVLADNFAPDANSQTVSIENIPDGWMGLDIGPDSVKFFQDALADTKTVIWNGPMGVFEFDKFAKGTEAIAHTLAEIGKTGTTTIIGGGDSVAAVEKVGLADQMSHISTGGGASLELLEGKVLPGIAALDDA, encoded by the coding sequence GTGTCCAAAAAAAGTTTAGCAAGTTTATCTTCGGCTGATATATCTGGGAAACGTGCCTTAGTGCGGGTTGACTTTAACGTGCCTGTGGACGATCAAGGCAACATTACCGACGATACTCGCATTCGCGCAGCTCTACCAACCATCCAAGATTTGACGCAGAAGGGAGCTAAGGTCATTCTCGCCAGCCATTTTGGCCGTCCCAAGGGTGTGGATGACAAATTACGCCTAACTCCCGTTGCCAAGCGTCTCTCTGAGTTACTGGGGCAAGAAGTCGTTAAAACTGATGACTCCATTGGTGATGAAGTTGCAGCTAAAGTTGGTGCGTTGCAAAATGGCCAAGTGCTGTTACTCGAAAATGTCCGTTTTTATCCAGAAGAAGAGAAAAACAATCCAGAATTTGCGAAAAAATTGGCAGCTAATGCTGATTTTTATGTAAATGATGCTTTTGGTACTGCACACCGCGCCCATGCTTCTACTGAAGGTGTGACTAAATTCCTCAGCCCTTCTGTGGCTGGATATTTGGTTGAAAAGGAATTGCAATATCTGCAAAATGCTATTGAAAATCCCCAACGTCCTTTGGCAGCAATTATTGGCGGTTCCAAGGTTTCCAGTAAAATTGGCGTGATTGAAACTTTGCTAGAGAAGTGCGACAAGCTAATCATCGGCGGTGGGATGATTTTCACCTTCTATAAAGCCCGTGGTTTGAATGTTGGTAAGTCGTTGGTAGAAGAAGACAAGCTAGAACTAGCGAAGTCTTTGGAAGCTAAGGCTAAAGAACGGGGCGTTGCTTTACTGCTTCCTACAGATGTGGTATTGGCAGATAACTTTGCCCCTGATGCCAATTCTCAAACCGTTAGCATTGAGAATATCCCAGATGGTTGGATGGGTTTGGATATTGGGCCAGACTCGGTGAAATTTTTCCAAGATGCCCTTGCAGATACCAAAACGGTAATTTGGAACGGGCCAATGGGTGTGTTTGAGTTTGATAAGTTTGCCAAAGGTACGGAAGCGATCGCTCATACCCTCGCCGAAATCGGTAAAACTGGTACTACCACCATCATTGGCGGCGGCGACTCAGTAGCGGCTGTGGAAAAGGTTGGTTTAGCTGACCAAATGAGCCACATCTCCACCGGCGGCGGCGCTAGCTTAGAGTTACTTGAAGGCAAGGTATTGCCTGGAATTGCAGCTTTAGATGATGCGTAA
- a CDS encoding pre-peptidase C-terminal domain-containing protein: MAFIFGKTSADNLSGTSGNDTIVGWASGGNANSISGNDTLNGVDGNDSLAGGTANDSLIGGNGNDTLDGGLGTDTLSGGAGDDTYLVDTTLDTITEAANSGTDTVRSSVSYTLGANLENLTLREGGDITGTGNNLSNFIFGNTFNNTLNGGAGDDTLDGNNGNDILNGGDGNDSLQGGPGNEVLNGGAGNDILIGVFPDSPLPPGIGEIDNLTGGAGVDRFILGDAVNVFYDDNSITSSGFGDLATITDFDSSQDRIELKGSPQDYRLQVVGSNTRIFLTEQDESIGVVQRRNNLRLDSDDFLFYERENAGEARNNSLDTAEGLGSLSSGSDINLLAQLTTVQPGDKPDFDFFTFSLANPGTVTIATVTSGDTILGLFDITGTLLQSNDDSGVPGDNSSLITSSLGAGTYSISVSKFAFLPENGGVFSGSTSRADFSYTLEVSLA, encoded by the coding sequence ATGGCATTTATTTTCGGCAAAACAAGTGCTGACAATCTTTCTGGGACTTCGGGAAATGACACGATAGTTGGTTGGGCTAGTGGTGGTAATGCCAATAGCATCTCCGGTAATGACACTTTAAATGGTGTAGATGGTAATGATTCTCTCGCAGGTGGGACGGCAAACGACAGCCTAATCGGTGGAAATGGCAATGACACACTTGATGGGGGCTTAGGTACTGACACTTTGAGTGGGGGAGCAGGCGACGACACTTACCTTGTTGACACTACTCTTGATACCATTACAGAGGCTGCGAATTCAGGCACAGATACCGTCCGGTCTTCTGTATCCTATACACTAGGTGCCAATCTAGAAAACCTGACGCTGAGGGAAGGTGGGGACATCACTGGGACAGGTAACAATCTTAGCAACTTCATTTTTGGTAATACTTTTAACAACACTTTGAATGGCGGAGCAGGCGATGATACTCTAGATGGTAATAATGGCAATGATATCCTCAATGGTGGCGACGGCAATGATAGTCTACAGGGCGGGCCAGGCAATGAGGTACTCAATGGCGGAGCTGGAAACGACATCCTCATCGGTGTTTTCCCTGATAGTCCGCTTCCACCTGGAATAGGGGAAATTGATAACCTCACTGGCGGGGCTGGGGTAGATAGATTTATCCTGGGTGACGCTGTAAATGTTTTCTACGACGATAACAGCATTACAAGTTCTGGTTTTGGGGACTTGGCTACTATTACTGACTTTGACTCTAGTCAAGATCGAATTGAACTCAAAGGATCTCCACAAGACTACCGCCTGCAAGTTGTTGGAAGTAACACACGAATATTCTTAACAGAGCAAGATGAGAGCATAGGTGTTGTACAGAGGAGAAACAATCTCAGACTTGATAGTGATGACTTCCTTTTCTATGAGCGAGAAAATGCTGGAGAAGCTAGAAACAACTCACTAGACACCGCTGAAGGTTTAGGTTCCTTATCATCAGGCTCAGACATTAATCTCTTAGCCCAGTTAACAACAGTTCAACCAGGGGATAAGCCCGATTTTGACTTTTTTACATTTTCTTTAGCTAATCCAGGAACAGTGACTATCGCAACAGTGACATCGGGAGATACAATTCTCGGACTGTTTGACATTACTGGAACTTTATTACAAAGTAACGACGATAGTGGGGTTCCCGGTGACAATTCGTCATTAATCACCAGTTCTCTGGGTGCAGGTACGTACTCCATTTCAGTGAGTAAATTTGCTTTCTTGCCTGAAAATGGCGGAGTTTTCTCAGGTAGCACCTCTAGAGCTGATTTTTCTTATACCCTAGAAGTCAGTTTGGCATAA
- a CDS encoding pre-peptidase C-terminal domain-containing protein encodes MAFIFGKTSADNLLGTSGNDTIVGWASGGNANSTSGNDTLNGVDGNDSLAGGTANDSLSGGNGNDTLDGGTGNDTLIGGAGNDTFISSQDNDSINGGDGIDTADYSQLNQTITLSGFGTIEKAGKFGQDQLFRVEKVIANPNVANNTIDASQSLAEVSITVNLQTQSLAASNVPGLGRLSFTAVNFDNVIGTNGNDSIVGDRQNNRLSGNNGNDTLDGGLGTDTLSGGAGDDTYIIDSTTDTITEAANSGTDTVRSSVTYILGTNLENLRLREGSDITGTGNSLSNFIFGNTSNNTLNGGAGDDTLDGNNGNDILNGGDGNDSLQGGPGNEVLNGGAGDDILIGVFPGSPLPPGIGETDRFTGGDGADRFILGDALNVFYDDNNTTSPGFGDLATITDFDSSQDRIELKGTPQDYRLQTITGNTRIFLDKPTGEQDEIIGVLEGKTNLKLDSDDFLFYERENPGEDTNNSLDSAEGLGFLSSGSDINISAQLATVQPGDNSDFDFFKFSVANSGTVTISTATSGDTILGLFDSAGTVLETNDDNGLDQSSLINTFLNAGTYSISVSKFSFLPEDGGIFSGSTSVPDFSYTLGVSFA; translated from the coding sequence ATGGCATTTATTTTCGGCAAAACAAGTGCTGACAATCTTTTAGGGACTTCGGGAAATGACACGATAGTTGGTTGGGCTAGTGGTGGTAATGCCAATAGCACTTCTGGTAATGACACTTTGAATGGTGTAGATGGTAATGATTCTCTTGCAGGTGGGACAGCAAACGACAGTTTAAGCGGTGGAAACGGCAATGACACACTTGATGGTGGCACAGGAAACGACACTCTAATAGGTGGTGCAGGCAATGACACTTTCATAAGCAGTCAGGATAATGACAGCATTAATGGCGGAGATGGCATTGATACCGCAGACTACAGTCAATTAAATCAAACCATTACCTTGTCAGGTTTTGGAACCATTGAAAAAGCTGGAAAATTTGGTCAAGACCAACTCTTTAGAGTAGAAAAGGTTATTGCTAATCCTAATGTTGCCAACAACACCATAGATGCATCCCAATCTTTGGCTGAGGTATCTATCACTGTTAATCTGCAAACCCAAAGTTTAGCTGCCAGTAACGTTCCTGGCTTGGGAAGATTGTCATTTACAGCAGTCAACTTTGATAATGTCATCGGCACAAATGGAAATGACAGCATTGTTGGTGACAGGCAAAATAACCGATTATCCGGTAATAATGGCAATGACACACTTGATGGGGGCTTGGGTACTGACACTTTGAGTGGGGGAGCAGGCGACGACACTTACATCATTGATAGTACTACCGACACCATTACAGAGGCTGCAAATTCAGGCACAGATACCGTCCGGTCTTCTGTCACCTACATACTAGGCACCAATCTAGAAAATTTGAGACTAAGGGAAGGTAGCGATATCACCGGAACAGGTAACAGTCTTAGCAACTTCATTTTTGGTAATACTTCTAACAACACTTTGAATGGCGGAGCAGGCGATGATACTCTAGATGGTAATAATGGCAATGATATCCTCAATGGTGGCGACGGTAATGATAGTCTACAGGGCGGGCCAGGCAATGAGGTACTCAATGGCGGAGCTGGAGACGACATCCTCATAGGTGTTTTCCCCGGTAGTCCACTTCCACCTGGAATAGGAGAAACTGATCGCTTTACAGGTGGAGATGGGGCAGATAGATTTATCCTAGGGGATGCTCTAAATGTTTTCTACGACGATAACAATACTACCAGTCCTGGTTTTGGGGACTTGGCTACTATTACTGACTTCGACTCTAGCCAAGATCGAATTGAACTCAAAGGAACTCCACAAGACTACCGCTTGCAAACTATTACAGGCAACACACGAATATTCTTAGACAAACCGACAGGAGAGCAAGATGAAATCATCGGTGTTCTGGAAGGAAAAACCAATCTTAAACTTGATAGTGATGACTTCCTTTTCTATGAGCGGGAAAATCCTGGAGAAGATACAAACAACTCACTAGACAGCGCTGAAGGGTTAGGTTTCTTATCATCAGGCTCAGACATTAATATCTCAGCCCAGTTGGCAACAGTTCAACCAGGGGATAATTCCGATTTCGACTTTTTTAAATTTTCTGTAGCCAATTCAGGAACTGTCACTATTAGTACGGCGACATCTGGAGATACAATTCTCGGTCTGTTTGACAGTGCTGGAACTGTATTAGAAACTAACGACGATAATGGCTTAGACCAGTCATCATTAATCAATACTTTCCTAAATGCAGGTACGTACTCAATTTCAGTGAGTAAATTTAGTTTCTTACCTGAAGATGGCGGAATTTTCTCTGGTAGCACTTCTGTACCTGATTTTTCTTATACGCTAGGAGTCAGTTTTGCATAA
- a CDS encoding calcium-binding protein, which yields MAFIFGKTSADNLLGTSGNDTIVGWASGGNANSTSGNDTLNGADGNDSLAGGTANDSLSGGNGNDTLDGGTGNDTLIGGAGNDTFISSQDNDSINGGDGIDTADYSQLNQTITLSGFGTIEKAGKFGQDQLFRVEKVIANPNVANNTIDASQSLAEVSITVNLQTQSLAASNVPGLGRLSFTAVNFDNVKGTNGNDSIVGDRQNNRLSGNNGNDTLDGGLGADTLSGGAGDDTYIIDSTTDTITEAADSGTDTVLSSVTYTLGANLENLRLTGTSAINATGNSLNNILIGTNLSSNTLNGRAGDDSIIGGSGDDILNGEDGDDRLRSGLDNDRLNGGSGDDVFISVFTGGFPGGNLLPPGLGETDTLTGGTGADRFILGDFISVFYDDNNTVNPGFGDFATITDFDSSQDQIQLKGSSLDYRLEVIGNNTRIFLDKPGAEPDEIISVVLGRNNLTLDSDDFLFNYELEIPGKGTNNSLLTAEVLGSLSSGSNVNASGQIATVQPGDNPDFDFYNFSLANSGTVTIRTVTSGDSVLGLFNDTGTLVQSDDDSGGNNSSLITSSLSAGTYSISVSKFPFLPEDGGTFSGSSSRPDFSYTLEVSVA from the coding sequence ATGGCATTTATTTTCGGCAAAACAAGTGCTGACAATCTTTTAGGGACTTCGGGAAATGACACGATAGTTGGTTGGGCTAGTGGTGGTAATGCCAATAGCACTTCTGGTAATGACACTTTGAATGGTGCAGATGGTAACGATTCTCTTGCAGGTGGGACAGCAAACGACAGTTTAAGCGGTGGAAACGGCAATGACACACTTGATGGTGGCACAGGAAACGACACTCTAATAGGTGGTGCAGGCAATGACACTTTCATAAGCAGTCAGGATAACGACAGCATTAATGGCGGAGATGGCATTGATACCGCAGACTACAGTCAATTAAATCAAACCATTACCTTGTCAGGTTTTGGAACCATTGAAAAAGCTGGAAAATTTGGTCAAGACCAACTCTTTAGAGTAGAAAAGGTTATTGCTAATCCTAATGTTGCCAACAACACCATAGATGCATCCCAATCTTTGGCTGAGGTATCTATCACTGTTAACCTGCAAACCCAAAGTTTAGCTGCTAGTAACGTTCCTGGCTTGGGAAGATTGTCATTTACAGCAGTCAACTTTGATAATGTCAAAGGCACAAATGGAAATGACAGCATTGTGGGTGACAGGCAAAATAACCGATTATCCGGTAATAATGGCAATGACACACTTGATGGGGGCTTAGGTGCTGACACTTTGAGTGGGGGAGCAGGCGACGACACTTACATCATTGATAGTACTACCGACACCATTACGGAAGCTGCGGATTCAGGCACAGATACCGTTCTGTCTTCTGTTACCTACACACTCGGTGCTAATCTGGAGAATCTGAGGCTGACGGGAACTAGCGCCATCAATGCGACAGGTAACAGTCTTAATAACATCCTCATCGGTACTAATTTGAGTAGCAACACTCTCAATGGAAGAGCAGGCGATGACTCAATAATCGGTGGTAGCGGCGATGATATCCTCAACGGTGAGGACGGCGATGATAGACTACGAAGCGGACTCGACAATGACAGACTCAATGGCGGGTCTGGAGATGATGTCTTCATCAGTGTTTTTACTGGTGGTTTTCCTGGTGGTAATCTGCTTCCACCTGGATTAGGGGAAACTGATACCTTAACAGGTGGGACTGGGGCAGATAGATTTATCCTGGGGGACTTTATAAGTGTTTTCTACGACGATAACAACACTGTCAATCCTGGTTTTGGGGACTTCGCTACTATTACTGACTTCGACTCTAGTCAAGATCAAATTCAACTCAAAGGATCTTCACTAGACTACCGTCTAGAAGTTATTGGAAACAACACACGAATATTCTTAGACAAACCTGGAGCAGAGCCAGATGAAATTATAAGTGTTGTTCTGGGGAGAAACAATCTCACACTTGATAGTGATGACTTCCTTTTCAACTATGAGCTGGAAATTCCTGGAAAAGGTACAAACAACTCACTGTTAACTGCTGAAGTGTTAGGTTCCTTGTCATCAGGCTCAAACGTTAATGCTTCAGGCCAGATAGCAACAGTTCAACCAGGGGATAATCCCGATTTCGACTTTTATAATTTTTCTTTAGCAAATTCAGGAACTGTCACTATCAGGACAGTGACATCGGGAGATTCAGTTCTTGGACTGTTTAACGATACTGGGACTTTGGTGCAAAGTGACGACGATAGTGGCGGTAACAATTCGTCATTAATTACCAGTTCGTTGAGTGCGGGTACATACTCCATTTCAGTGAGTAAATTTCCTTTCTTGCCTGAAGATGGCGGAACTTTCTCTGGTAGCAGCTCTAGACCTGATTTTTCTTATACGCTAGAAGTCAGTGTGGCATAA
- a CDS encoding peptidase, translating into MRSFRKYHRTLAIILALPLAVTLLTGIAATLVGEWSANLGIGRSLLLSIHRGEIFGLQGIYPILNGLGLLGLLVTGLSMTSLFGRKKPKSEKD; encoded by the coding sequence ATGCGTTCATTTCGCAAGTACCACCGGACTCTAGCGATTATTTTGGCTTTACCACTTGCTGTAACATTGTTAACTGGAATTGCAGCTACGCTGGTAGGTGAGTGGTCAGCTAACCTGGGAATAGGGCGTAGTCTACTGCTTTCAATTCATCGTGGTGAAATATTTGGTTTACAGGGAATCTACCCGATTTTAAACGGACTAGGATTATTGGGATTATTGGTTACAGGATTAAGTATGACTAGTTTGTTTGGTAGAAAAAAGCCAAAATCCGAGAAGGATTAG
- a CDS encoding DUF4363 family protein, giving the protein MKRLIYIIPVTAIALLTLVGCNSDQKSTTQTPAATENTSGTAVSKTTVATQEGFKTLVSVVSNTKTAVQGGNFDKAQQEFNKFENSWSKVEDGVKTKSSKTYNVIEDTATQVKGALKAKDKAKALKGLQTLNTSIASVSKK; this is encoded by the coding sequence ATGAAACGCTTAATCTACATCATCCCCGTTACTGCAATTGCCTTACTGACATTAGTAGGATGCAACAGCGATCAAAAATCTACTACCCAGACTCCTGCTGCTACTGAAAACACTTCGGGTACAGCAGTATCCAAAACAACTGTTGCTACACAGGAAGGTTTTAAGACTTTGGTCAGTGTAGTTTCAAATACTAAAACTGCGGTGCAAGGCGGAAACTTTGACAAAGCTCAACAAGAATTTAATAAGTTTGAAAACTCTTGGTCTAAGGTTGAGGATGGTGTCAAAACTAAATCTTCAAAAACCTATAATGTAATCGAAGATACTGCGACTCAGGTAAAGGGTGCGCTGAAGGCAAAAGATAAAGCGAAAGCTCTTAAAGGGTTACAAACACTTAATACAAGTATTGCCAGTGTTTCTAAAAAGTGA